One genomic region from Pyrobaculum islandicum DSM 4184 encodes:
- a CDS encoding 30S ribosomal protein S27e, with protein MPVKFSKVLIPQPRSKFIKVRCPDCGNEQVVFSHAAMVVRCLVCGRVLAEPTGGKARLAGHVVKILE; from the coding sequence ATGCCAGTTAAATTTAGCAAGGTCTTAATCCCACAACCTCGGTCTAAGTTTATAAAAGTCAGATGTCCAGACTGTGGAAATGAACAAGTAGTATTTTCCCACGCGGCTATGGTAGTGCGCTGTTTAGTTTGTGGCAGAGTACTCGCCGAGCCAACCGGTGGAAAAGCTAGACTTGCGGGACACGTAGTGAAAATACTAGAATAG
- a CDS encoding 50S ribosomal protein L44e, translating into MKFPKSVNKYCPRCNTYTKHTVSHYHAGQRRTLAEGQRRYERKLKGYGSTPKPKQKRFAKVNKKVTLVFTCTKCGYKTVRSLGRMKKVELV; encoded by the coding sequence TACTGCCCACGTTGCAACACTTATACAAAACACACAGTATCTCACTACCACGCCGGCCAGAGGCGCACTTTAGCAGAAGGCCAGAGAAGATATGAGAGAAAACTAAAGGGGTACGGCTCTACTCCAAAGCCTAAGCAAAAACGTTTTGCAAAAGTAAATAAGAAAGTGACTCTCGTCTTTACATGTACTAAATGCGGTTATAAAACTGTGAGAAGTCTTGGTAGAATGAAGAAAGTAGAGCTAGTATAG